In a genomic window of Aeromicrobium panaciterrae:
- a CDS encoding fasciclin domain-containing protein, which translates to MRTTTKSFAIAAVASLSLFTAACGSSDSDPAASEDTTTSAAPMDDVASDLVGPGCADYAKAVPEGKGSVSGMSEDPVATAASNNPLLKTLVAAVSGQLNPDVDLVDTLNGGEFTVFAPVDTAFAKLDKATVATLGTPAGAKTLESVLTYHVIPGRILPKDIDGTLKTVNGAELKVTGSGDNIKVGGQASVICGGVKTANATVYLIDSVLMPPAA; encoded by the coding sequence ATGCGTACAACCACCAAGAGCTTCGCCATCGCGGCGGTTGCCTCGCTGTCCCTGTTCACCGCGGCGTGCGGCTCGAGCGACAGCGATCCGGCTGCCTCCGAAGACACCACCACCTCGGCTGCTCCGATGGACGATGTCGCTTCCGACCTCGTTGGTCCGGGCTGCGCCGACTACGCCAAGGCCGTCCCCGAGGGCAAGGGCTCCGTCAGCGGCATGTCCGAGGATCCGGTTGCCACTGCAGCCAGCAACAACCCGCTCCTCAAGACCCTCGTGGCAGCTGTCTCCGGTCAGCTCAACCCCGACGTCGACCTGGTCGACACCCTCAACGGTGGAGAGTTCACCGTGTTCGCACCTGTCGACACGGCATTCGCCAAGCTCGACAAGGCAACGGTTGCCACCCTCGGCACCCCCGCCGGCGCAAAGACGCTCGAGAGCGTCCTGACGTACCACGTGATCCCCGGCCGCATCCTGCCGAAGGACATCGACGGAACGCTCAAGACTGTCAACGGTGCTGAGCTCAAGGTCACCGGCTCCGGCGACAACATCAAGGTCGGCGGCCAGGCCAGCGTGATCTGCGGTGGCGTCAAGACCGCCAACGCCACGGTCTACCTGATCGACTCGGTGCTCATGCCGCCTGCGGCCTGA
- a CDS encoding enoyl-CoA hydratase-related protein codes for MSDSVLIDTVDGVLTITWNEPDRLNALTAEMLNAAAASIEEAPSETRLVVITGTGRAFSSGAALGADFDGSATLDGANRLVRAMTRSPLPVISAVNGIAAGVGCSIAIAADITLAKSSGYFLLAFVNIGLMPDGGATELVAASVGRARANRMAMLGEKLPADEAAQIGLIYKSLDDEDYDAEFATLVGKIGRGPTKALSAMKKVITANTLPRLDAALDAELEGQVALFSTKDAFEGGSAFLEKRPAAFTGA; via the coding sequence ATGAGTGACTCAGTGCTCATCGACACCGTTGATGGTGTCTTGACGATCACCTGGAATGAGCCCGACCGGCTCAATGCCCTCACGGCCGAGATGCTCAACGCAGCCGCTGCATCGATTGAGGAAGCACCGTCGGAAACCCGCCTCGTAGTGATCACCGGGACCGGTCGCGCCTTCAGTTCTGGCGCCGCGCTGGGTGCTGACTTCGACGGGTCGGCAACCCTTGATGGCGCCAACCGTCTCGTACGGGCGATGACCCGTTCGCCTTTGCCCGTCATCAGCGCGGTCAACGGAATCGCTGCTGGCGTCGGTTGCTCTATCGCGATCGCCGCTGACATCACCTTGGCCAAGAGCTCGGGCTACTTCCTGCTCGCCTTCGTCAACATCGGTCTCATGCCTGACGGCGGTGCCACCGAACTCGTTGCGGCCTCCGTCGGTCGTGCCCGCGCCAACCGCATGGCAATGCTGGGCGAGAAGCTGCCTGCTGACGAGGCGGCCCAGATCGGCCTGATCTACAAGTCGCTCGATGACGAGGACTATGACGCCGAGTTCGCGACGCTCGTCGGCAAGATCGGCCGTGGACCGACCAAGGCGTTGTCGGCCATGAAGAAGGTCATCACGGCCAACACGCTGCCGAGGCTCGACGCCGCTCTCGATGCTGAGCTCGAGGGCCAGGTCGCCCTGTTCTCGACCAAGGACGCGTTCGAGGGCGGCTCGGCGTTCCTCGAGAAGCGCCCCGCAGCATTCACGGGAGCATGA
- a CDS encoding nitroreductase codes for MMTTDFEVLDRLLTSRRSCRGFTDEQVPREVIEQLLAAAQRTASWCNTQPWHVVITSGEATTKLREALLESPDGYGTDFDFPAAYTGVYDERRKDVGWQLYEAVGVTRGDREASAREMLRNYEFFGAPHAAIITTEADLGVYGAVDCGLYVDSFLLAAEALGLGTCAQAALAMRSQFLRDWFDLPETRKVVCAISFGYPDREHPSANFTSRRAAIPEAAVFVD; via the coding sequence ATGATGACGACTGATTTCGAGGTGCTCGACCGCCTGCTGACCAGTCGCCGAAGCTGTCGCGGATTCACCGATGAGCAGGTTCCGCGCGAGGTCATCGAGCAGCTCCTCGCCGCCGCCCAACGTACGGCGTCGTGGTGCAACACCCAGCCCTGGCACGTCGTGATCACCTCGGGCGAGGCAACGACCAAGCTTCGTGAAGCGTTGCTCGAGTCGCCCGACGGCTACGGCACGGACTTCGACTTCCCAGCCGCGTACACCGGCGTCTACGACGAGCGTCGCAAGGACGTCGGTTGGCAGCTGTATGAAGCCGTTGGGGTGACCCGCGGAGACCGCGAGGCATCGGCACGCGAGATGCTGCGCAATTACGAGTTCTTCGGCGCCCCACATGCGGCGATCATCACGACGGAAGCCGACCTCGGCGTTTACGGGGCAGTCGACTGCGGACTGTATGTCGACTCGTTCCTGCTAGCAGCCGAAGCGCTCGGCCTCGGGACGTGTGCCCAGGCTGCGCTGGCGATGCGCTCGCAGTTCCTCCGCGACTGGTTCGATCTGCCCGAGACTCGCAAGGTCGTGTGCGCGATCTCCTTCGGTTACCCGGACCGCGAGCACCCGTCGGCCAACTTCACGTCTCGCCGAGCGGCGATCCCTGAAGCAGCCGTCTTCGTTGATTAG
- a CDS encoding PaaI family thioesterase produces the protein MTELEQKSKTITWVDPHPQLEAAMTMSGLDYLQAMIDGKLPAPPIASHINLEIASVAPGEAVMAATPDESHYNPIGSVHGGFFATLLDSVCGCAVQTTLPVGTAYTSLDLNVSFLRGITSDTGRVVAHGRVTKPGSRAAFVEADIRDSDGRLLATATSTCLIFKP, from the coding sequence ATGACCGAGCTCGAGCAGAAGTCCAAGACGATCACCTGGGTTGACCCGCACCCTCAGTTGGAAGCCGCCATGACGATGAGCGGACTCGACTATCTGCAGGCCATGATCGACGGCAAGCTCCCCGCGCCCCCGATCGCCAGCCACATCAACCTCGAGATCGCGAGCGTCGCTCCGGGCGAGGCCGTCATGGCCGCAACTCCTGATGAGTCGCACTACAACCCGATCGGCTCGGTGCACGGTGGCTTCTTCGCGACTCTGCTCGACTCGGTGTGTGGCTGCGCTGTGCAGACAACTTTGCCGGTCGGCACGGCGTACACGTCACTCGATCTGAACGTCAGCTTCCTGCGCGGCATCACCTCCGACACGGGACGGGTCGTCGCCCACGGCCGGGTCACCAAGCCGGGCTCGCGCGCAGCATTCGTGGAGGCCGACATACGCGATTCAGATGGCCGTCTGCTGGCCACGGCGACATCGACCTGCCTGATCTTCAAGCCCTGA
- a CDS encoding molybdopterin-dependent oxidoreductase — MNTTTPARTAAPWWAGAVAGFLAAASGVAVGTGVAALLQGVPSPIESVGNRAIDYAPPFLKEFAVKQFGTADKPILIGGVVVTLAILAMVAGVIGRSKPRLAVGAVALIGVIAVAAAAIDRTTTASRALTLIPSVLTLAVSLAVLIVLLGTLTQLNRKLESLPAGFDRRKFLKVALGASALVVVGGVVGRVYGSAAAAASRAGIRLPGAAIAAPPIPAGVQLDLKGITPFVTPNRDFYRVDTALRVPDVPAEGWNLRIHGMVDKELNLSYRDIMNMPLVENRITLTCVSNEVGGRYLGNAAWLGVLTKDLLEMAGVQSGADAIKSTSADRWTAGTPLDVVTDERNAMLAIGMNGEPLPLEHGFPARLVVPGLYGFVSATKWLVDIEVTRFSDFKGYWTTRDYTAEAPIKFSSRIDVPKSFQSFPRDKVRLGGVAWAQTVGIEQVEIKIDDGPWEIATLGAEDNLETWRQWMWQWDDATEGTHKATIRATNKNGKTQTSERARIRPNGTTGWHSVQFRVE, encoded by the coding sequence ATGAACACAACGACGCCGGCTCGTACCGCGGCACCCTGGTGGGCCGGAGCCGTCGCCGGATTCCTCGCCGCCGCGTCCGGTGTTGCTGTCGGAACGGGTGTTGCGGCGTTGCTGCAAGGCGTTCCGTCCCCGATCGAATCGGTCGGCAACCGCGCGATTGACTACGCGCCTCCCTTCCTCAAAGAGTTCGCCGTCAAGCAGTTCGGCACCGCGGACAAGCCGATTCTCATCGGTGGCGTCGTTGTCACCTTGGCGATCCTCGCGATGGTGGCCGGAGTCATCGGTCGCAGCAAGCCGCGCTTGGCCGTTGGTGCGGTTGCACTGATCGGCGTCATCGCTGTTGCAGCAGCGGCGATTGACCGCACGACCACCGCGAGCCGCGCCCTCACCCTCATTCCTTCTGTGCTGACACTTGCTGTCAGCCTGGCCGTGCTCATCGTCCTGCTTGGCACGCTCACCCAGCTGAACCGCAAGCTCGAGTCGCTTCCGGCCGGGTTCGATCGCCGCAAGTTCCTGAAGGTGGCGCTCGGCGCTTCGGCGCTGGTCGTTGTCGGTGGCGTTGTCGGCCGGGTCTACGGCAGCGCAGCAGCGGCCGCTTCGCGAGCCGGAATCCGCCTCCCGGGAGCTGCGATCGCTGCACCGCCGATTCCTGCCGGCGTCCAGCTCGACCTGAAGGGCATCACCCCGTTCGTCACGCCCAACCGCGACTTCTACCGCGTCGACACCGCACTGCGGGTGCCCGACGTGCCGGCTGAGGGCTGGAACCTCCGCATCCACGGGATGGTCGACAAGGAGCTCAACCTCTCGTACCGCGACATCATGAACATGCCACTCGTCGAGAACCGCATCACGCTCACCTGCGTCTCCAACGAAGTCGGCGGACGCTACCTCGGCAACGCCGCCTGGCTCGGCGTGCTGACCAAGGACCTGCTCGAGATGGCCGGAGTCCAAAGCGGCGCCGACGCGATCAAAAGCACGAGCGCTGATCGTTGGACCGCTGGTACGCCACTCGATGTCGTGACGGACGAGCGCAACGCGATGCTCGCGATCGGGATGAACGGCGAGCCGCTTCCCCTGGAGCACGGGTTCCCGGCGCGGCTGGTCGTACCTGGCCTGTACGGATTCGTCTCGGCGACCAAGTGGCTCGTCGACATCGAAGTGACTCGCTTCTCAGACTTCAAGGGCTACTGGACCACCCGCGACTACACCGCGGAGGCGCCGATCAAGTTCTCGTCGCGTATCGACGTTCCGAAGTCCTTCCAGAGCTTCCCGCGCGACAAGGTCCGCCTCGGCGGCGTCGCCTGGGCGCAGACCGTCGGGATCGAGCAGGTGGAGATCAAGATCGACGACGGTCCGTGGGAGATCGCGACTCTTGGGGCGGAAGACAACCTCGAAACCTGGCGTCAGTGGATGTGGCAGTGGGACGACGCCACTGAGGGCACTCACAAGGCGACGATCCGCGCCACCAACAAGAACGGCAAAACCCAGACTTCCGAGCGGGCGCGTATTCGCCCGAACGGGACGACCGGCTGGCACAGCGTCCAGTTCCGCGTCGAGTAG
- a CDS encoding histidine phosphatase family protein, protein MGSVHLIRHGQASWGAADYDQLSELGQRQSTALGISWEASDWSPTTAVAGSMKRHAQTAISVIDACGQGEGYDVDAGWDEFDHIAIARAHDPASMDADPKAFQAMLNVALDGWIAGGEGAGESYQQFVERVMKAFDRAVLEAGSGRSVAVFTSGGPIALVASHLMTGGATLFQRVNDVVINASVTTVIVGQSGPRLLTFNEHGHLPRDMVTFR, encoded by the coding sequence ATGGGTTCTGTGCACCTCATTCGCCACGGCCAGGCTTCGTGGGGCGCTGCCGACTACGACCAGCTGTCCGAGCTTGGGCAGAGGCAGTCGACCGCTCTCGGCATTTCGTGGGAGGCCTCGGACTGGTCGCCCACCACGGCTGTTGCCGGATCCATGAAGCGCCACGCTCAGACCGCGATCTCGGTGATCGATGCCTGCGGGCAGGGCGAGGGCTATGACGTCGACGCTGGTTGGGACGAGTTCGACCACATCGCGATTGCCCGCGCTCACGATCCTGCGTCGATGGACGCCGACCCCAAGGCCTTCCAGGCCATGCTCAACGTGGCGCTGGACGGCTGGATTGCTGGAGGCGAGGGTGCTGGAGAGAGCTATCAGCAGTTCGTCGAGCGAGTCATGAAGGCTTTTGACCGCGCGGTCCTGGAGGCCGGCTCCGGCCGATCAGTAGCTGTGTTCACCTCGGGTGGGCCGATTGCGCTGGTCGCTTCTCACCTGATGACCGGCGGTGCCACGCTTTTCCAGCGCGTGAACGATGTCGTCATCAATGCCAGCGTGACGACGGTCATCGTTGGGCAGTCCGGACCGAGGTTGCTGACCTTCAACGAGCACGGGCACCTGCCCCGTGACATGGTCACCTTCCGCTGA
- a CDS encoding SDR family NAD(P)-dependent oxidoreductase, with protein sequence MKIAPNSRVLITGGASGLGLALVLQFVERGARVLATDVHEEIPDSLRGLEGVSYLTLNVTQDVDWAKARDWVTETWDGLDYLFNNAGVAAGGRIELSEMDQWQWIVDINLLGVARGCRTFTPLMKEQGSGHIINTASAAGLIHPPRMTEYVAVKAGVVAISESLFHELKPYGVKVSVICPTFFKTNLTESLRGKDEQANKSAAKLIDKAKLSADTIAARVIRGIEKDRHIILTDRDGKVAYAAKRFARPLYYSMMKKASFQMAKKD encoded by the coding sequence ATGAAGATCGCCCCCAACTCGCGCGTCCTGATCACTGGAGGCGCCTCGGGCCTCGGCCTCGCACTGGTCCTTCAGTTCGTTGAGCGTGGAGCCCGCGTGCTCGCCACTGACGTTCACGAGGAGATCCCTGACAGCCTGCGAGGGCTCGAAGGCGTCTCGTACCTGACGCTCAACGTCACCCAGGACGTCGATTGGGCGAAGGCCCGCGACTGGGTGACCGAGACCTGGGATGGCCTCGACTACCTGTTCAACAACGCTGGTGTGGCAGCGGGCGGTCGAATCGAGCTGTCCGAGATGGATCAGTGGCAGTGGATCGTCGACATCAACTTGCTTGGTGTCGCACGCGGCTGCCGTACGTTCACGCCGCTGATGAAGGAACAAGGTAGCGGACACATCATCAACACCGCATCCGCCGCCGGACTGATTCATCCCCCGCGGATGACGGAGTATGTCGCCGTCAAGGCGGGCGTGGTCGCGATCAGCGAGTCCCTCTTCCATGAGCTCAAGCCGTACGGCGTCAAGGTCTCGGTCATTTGTCCGACGTTCTTCAAGACCAATCTCACGGAGTCGCTACGTGGCAAGGATGAGCAGGCCAACAAGTCAGCAGCCAAGCTGATCGACAAGGCCAAGTTGTCTGCCGACACGATCGCGGCGCGCGTGATCCGAGGTATCGAGAAGGACCGCCACATCATCCTCACCGACCGAGACGGCAAGGTGGCCTATGCGGCCAAACGATTTGCGCGTCCGCTGTACTACTCGATGATGAAGAAGGCTTCATTCCAGATGGCGAAGAAGGACTGA
- a CDS encoding alpha/beta hydrolase, whose protein sequence is MSEQHPDWFSHALAQPYESRELDVDGARITYRAWGKSGAAPVVLVHGGAAHAGWWDTTAPFLAADHRVIAIDLSGHGDSDRRESYALSTWATEVVSAAAAESDEAPIVFGHSMGGFVALTAGRDYGRALRGVAAIDSPVRELSAEAKAWIAEGGHGDIPGNKFYPDRETILSRFRTLPEDTSTLTYVKDHIAEGSVVEIDGRWTWKFDPHIFLSSRMEPEELAAIDCEVALIRGERGMATTDITDLVAERLGGHVPVTLIPDAGHHIMLDQPVALIAVLQTLLGQWRNT, encoded by the coding sequence ATGAGCGAGCAGCATCCTGACTGGTTCAGTCACGCACTGGCCCAGCCGTACGAGAGTCGCGAGCTCGACGTCGACGGCGCACGCATCACCTACCGCGCCTGGGGCAAGAGTGGAGCCGCCCCGGTCGTTCTGGTGCATGGCGGAGCTGCACACGCCGGCTGGTGGGATACGACGGCGCCGTTCCTTGCCGCCGACCATCGCGTGATCGCGATCGACCTCTCCGGACATGGCGACAGCGACCGTCGTGAGTCCTACGCGCTCTCGACCTGGGCGACCGAGGTGGTGTCCGCCGCCGCTGCCGAGTCCGACGAGGCACCGATCGTGTTCGGGCACAGCATGGGTGGTTTCGTCGCGCTCACGGCTGGCCGCGACTACGGACGCGCATTGCGCGGTGTTGCGGCGATCGACTCTCCGGTGCGCGAGCTGTCGGCGGAGGCCAAGGCGTGGATCGCCGAGGGTGGGCACGGCGACATACCGGGCAACAAGTTCTATCCCGATCGCGAGACGATCCTCAGCCGGTTCAGGACCCTGCCGGAGGACACCTCGACGCTGACGTACGTCAAGGACCACATCGCCGAAGGCTCGGTCGTCGAGATCGACGGCCGCTGGACCTGGAAGTTCGATCCGCACATCTTCCTCAGCTCACGTATGGAGCCGGAGGAGCTCGCGGCGATCGATTGCGAGGTCGCGTTGATCCGCGGCGAACGTGGCATGGCCACAACCGACATCACCGACCTCGTCGCCGAACGGCTCGGTGGACACGTGCCTGTCACGCTGATCCCCGACGCGGGGCACCACATCATGCTCGACCAACCGGTAGCGCTCATCGCGGTGCTCCAGACTCTGCTCGGCCAATGGAGGAACACATGA
- a CDS encoding SDR family oxidoreductase, protein MRKNVLITGASSGLGEGMARILAAKGHNLALTARRVDRLEALKAELLEANPSIEVVVHELDVNDHDQVFAVFKKAIVDLGGLDRVIVNAGLGKGGRVGTGKFYANKQTAETNFIAALAQCEAAMEHFYERKAGHLVVISSMSAMRGMPSALTTYAATKAAVAMLAEGIRSDLIGRKGHDIKVTTLYPGYIASEMNEAVQKEARMMVDTETGCKALVKKIEAEVVDAAVPAWPWAPIGKVMKHAPLGVVRKMV, encoded by the coding sequence ATGCGCAAGAACGTTCTGATCACGGGTGCAAGCTCCGGCCTCGGCGAAGGCATGGCGCGCATTCTCGCCGCGAAGGGCCACAACCTCGCCCTGACCGCACGCCGAGTGGATCGGCTCGAAGCCCTCAAGGCTGAGCTTCTTGAAGCCAACCCGAGCATCGAAGTCGTGGTGCACGAGCTCGACGTCAACGACCACGACCAGGTCTTCGCAGTGTTCAAGAAGGCCATCGTCGACCTGGGAGGCCTGGATCGAGTCATCGTCAACGCGGGACTCGGAAAGGGCGGACGCGTCGGTACCGGCAAGTTCTACGCCAACAAGCAGACGGCCGAGACCAACTTCATCGCAGCGCTGGCGCAGTGCGAGGCAGCGATGGAGCACTTCTACGAGCGCAAGGCCGGCCACCTGGTGGTCATCTCGTCGATGTCGGCAATGCGCGGAATGCCGTCCGCCCTCACCACGTACGCGGCGACGAAGGCCGCAGTGGCGATGCTCGCCGAGGGCATTCGGTCAGACCTCATCGGTCGCAAGGGTCACGACATCAAGGTCACCACGCTCTACCCCGGCTACATCGCCTCGGAGATGAACGAGGCCGTGCAGAAGGAAGCGCGGATGATGGTCGACACTGAGACGGGCTGCAAGGCGCTGGTCAAGAAGATTGAGGCCGAGGTCGTCGACGCCGCCGTACCGGCATGGCCGTGGGCGCCGATCGGCAAGGTCATGAAGCACGCGCCACTAGGCGTCGTGCGCAAGATGGTCTGA
- a CDS encoding ATP-dependent 6-phosphofructokinase, protein MVTLDDLQVSSLGPCTVDSPLALYVGGRTTNEYYVGEHDRILYDDTLALIESRGVGLENLPTFESGGPRDKIFFDPATTKVGVVTCGGLCPGLNDVIRAIVLELHTHYGVRNVVGLQHGYAGFVPELGHDIVPLTPESVARINERGGTVLGTSRGAQDPAVIVHRLVEEGINVLMVIGGDGSMRGAHNIVVEIERRGLKIGVVGVPKTIDNDIPHIGQSFGFSTAFAKAAESIKAARVEVEAAVGGIGIVKVMGRHAGFIACYAALANHDADFVLIPEVDFSLDGDNGLLALLERRVAERGSAVIVLAEGAGQHLIPASDRMDPSGNTVLGDIARYLREQITKHFANADQPLTMRYFNPGYAIRSVPADASDSVYCARLAQTAVHAAMAGRTDLVVGRRRHRFVNVPIPFVTQGSHNVSPEGDLWLSVLESTAQPFSIA, encoded by the coding sequence GTGGTCACCCTCGACGATCTCCAGGTCAGCTCACTAGGTCCGTGCACAGTCGATTCGCCATTGGCGCTGTACGTCGGTGGTCGCACGACCAACGAGTACTACGTCGGTGAACACGATCGGATCCTGTACGACGACACACTCGCGCTGATCGAGTCCCGCGGAGTCGGGCTGGAGAACCTGCCGACGTTCGAGTCGGGTGGGCCACGCGACAAGATCTTCTTCGACCCGGCCACCACCAAGGTCGGCGTCGTCACCTGCGGCGGACTGTGCCCCGGTCTCAACGACGTCATCCGCGCCATCGTCCTCGAGCTCCACACGCACTACGGCGTACGCAATGTCGTCGGCCTCCAGCACGGCTACGCCGGCTTTGTCCCTGAGCTCGGTCACGACATCGTTCCGCTGACACCTGAGTCGGTCGCACGCATCAACGAGCGCGGCGGCACGGTCCTCGGGACCTCGCGGGGAGCCCAGGATCCCGCCGTGATCGTCCACCGACTGGTCGAAGAGGGCATCAACGTCCTGATGGTGATCGGTGGCGACGGCTCGATGCGCGGCGCCCACAACATCGTGGTCGAGATCGAGCGTCGCGGACTCAAGATCGGCGTTGTCGGCGTACCCAAGACAATCGACAACGACATCCCGCACATCGGTCAGAGCTTCGGCTTCTCGACGGCCTTCGCGAAGGCAGCGGAGTCGATCAAGGCCGCACGCGTCGAGGTCGAGGCAGCCGTCGGCGGCATTGGCATCGTCAAGGTCATGGGTCGCCATGCTGGCTTCATCGCCTGCTACGCCGCACTCGCCAACCACGACGCCGACTTCGTCCTGATCCCCGAGGTCGACTTCTCGCTGGACGGTGACAACGGGCTGCTGGCCCTCCTCGAACGACGCGTCGCCGAGCGTGGCAGCGCCGTCATCGTGCTTGCCGAGGGAGCTGGGCAGCACCTGATTCCGGCAAGCGACCGTATGGATCCAAGTGGCAACACGGTGCTCGGCGACATCGCGCGCTACTTGCGCGAGCAGATCACCAAGCACTTCGCCAACGCCGACCAGCCGCTGACGATGCGCTACTTCAACCCCGGCTACGCGATCCGCTCTGTTCCAGCCGATGCGTCCGACTCGGTCTACTGCGCTCGCCTCGCCCAGACCGCCGTACACGCTGCGATGGCAGGCAGAACTGACCTCGTCGTCGGCCGGCGCCGCCATCGATTCGTCAACGTGCCGATCCCGTTCGTGACCCAGGGATCGCACAATGTCTCGCCCGAGGGCGATCTCTGGCTGAGCGTCCTCGAATCAACAGCGCAGCCGTTCTCGATTGCCTGA